A region of Sulfurovum sp. DNA encodes the following proteins:
- a CDS encoding ATPase, translating to MAQKAIREYDGKAIFAKHWNEYFDGFHYGFKSVLITSGDELRDKAKEHGFEWLKQEPLVAKPDMLFGKRGKNDLVLFRVEKPGDVTLENAAKWIDEKQSREVTLLSGEKGHLTHFVVEPFTPHTQKQEYYISATTVGEDDVLYMSAEGGMEVEEGWDEKVNEVHIPINMSDMEMEKAIKAYIPKDIPDENKATFTSFAIQFFKFYRDMNFAYLEINPIVMLENGEMAILDLVARLDDTAGFMMKDAWGDIEFPTAFGMEDMSPEEKAIAEADSKSGASLKLTILNPKGRIWTMVAGGGASVVYADTIADFAGVEDLANYGEYSGGPTTGETKFYAETIFDLMTRHEDPRGKVLIIGGAIANFTDVAKTFTGIIQAFEDYADKLKAHKTKIYVRRGGPNYEKGLKDIKEAADRLGLDIDVYGPETHVTDIVRMALEK from the coding sequence ATGGCTCAAAAGGCGATTAGAGAGTACGATGGCAAAGCAATTTTTGCAAAACATTGGAATGAATATTTTGATGGTTTTCATTATGGATTTAAGTCTGTTTTGATTACCAGTGGAGATGAACTAAGAGACAAAGCAAAAGAACATGGTTTTGAGTGGTTAAAACAAGAGCCATTGGTTGCCAAGCCAGATATGCTCTTTGGTAAAAGAGGTAAAAATGACCTTGTATTGTTTCGTGTTGAAAAGCCAGGTGACGTCACTCTTGAGAATGCCGCAAAATGGATTGATGAAAAGCAGTCACGCGAGGTGACGCTACTTTCAGGTGAAAAAGGGCATTTGACACATTTTGTTGTAGAGCCATTTACTCCACATACACAAAAACAGGAGTATTATATTTCTGCAACAACTGTTGGAGAAGATGATGTACTGTATATGTCTGCAGAGGGTGGAATGGAAGTTGAAGAAGGATGGGATGAAAAAGTAAATGAAGTTCATATCCCTATCAATATGTCAGATATGGAGATGGAAAAAGCAATTAAAGCATATATTCCAAAAGATATTCCAGATGAAAATAAAGCAACATTCACATCATTTGCAATCCAGTTCTTTAAATTTTACAGAGATATGAATTTTGCTTATCTTGAGATTAACCCTATTGTTATGCTTGAAAATGGTGAAATGGCTATTCTTGATCTTGTAGCTAGGCTAGATGATACAGCTGGCTTTATGATGAAAGATGCATGGGGAGATATTGAGTTTCCTACAGCATTTGGCATGGAAGATATGTCTCCTGAAGAAAAAGCAATTGCAGAAGCAGATAGTAAGTCCGGTGCATCGCTGAAGCTAACTATTCTTAACCCTAAAGGTCGTATCTGGACTATGGTTGCAGGTGGTGGTGCTTCTGTTGTGTATGCAGACACAATTGCAGATTTTGCAGGCGTTGAAGACCTTGCAAACTATGGTGAATATTCTGGTGGACCGACAACGGGTGAGACAAAATTTTATGCTGAAACTATTTTTGATCTTATGACAAGACATGAAGATCCAAGAGGGAAAGTACTTATCATTGGTGGTGCAATTGCAAACTTTACGGATGTCGCAAAGACATTCACGGGTATTATTCAGGCATTTGAAGATTATGCAGACAAATTAAAAGCACATAAGACAAAAATTTATGTCAGACGTGGTGGACCAAACTATGAAAAGGGTCTTAAAGATATTAAAGAGGCGGCTGACAGACTTGGATTGGATATCGATGTTTATGGTCCTGAAACACATGTAACAGATATTGTTAGAATGGCACTAGAGAAGTAG
- the thiD gene encoding bifunctional hydroxymethylpyrimidine kinase/phosphomethylpyrimidine kinase — MINEHTPTVLTIAGFDPYGGAGIQADIKTIHALHGYAFSVTTALTAQNSQGVSLVEAVDASTFQIQLETLLSDVQVDAVKIGMLANIEIIAVIVEMIKKYKLKNIVLDTVLVSSSGKQLLELDAIEAMVQYLFPLCKIITPNIPEMNSLLNTKFTSTKTESSKIVNALFRLGVDTILLKGGHSIDTEATDCLVTSSGIDYFSSPRVETTHTHGTGCILSSAIAIYLANKLPLNESVKRAKLFLYKKLLHAQQLKFRYKTINQIKQESIF, encoded by the coding sequence ATGATAAATGAACATACTCCAACTGTATTGACTATCGCCGGTTTTGACCCTTACGGGGGAGCAGGTATTCAGGCAGATATTAAAACCATTCATGCACTCCATGGCTATGCTTTTAGTGTCACAACGGCTCTGACTGCTCAGAATTCACAGGGGGTTTCATTGGTAGAAGCAGTAGATGCCTCAACATTTCAGATACAGCTTGAAACATTGTTGAGTGATGTGCAGGTTGATGCAGTTAAAATAGGAATGCTTGCCAATATAGAGATTATTGCTGTAATAGTTGAGATGATTAAAAAGTATAAACTCAAGAATATAGTGCTTGATACGGTATTGGTTAGTTCTAGTGGAAAACAGCTACTTGAATTAGATGCAATAGAGGCAATGGTGCAGTATCTTTTCCCACTTTGCAAGATTATCACTCCCAATATTCCCGAAATGAATAGTTTGCTCAATACAAAATTTACTAGCACTAAAACAGAGAGCTCTAAAATAGTAAATGCACTTTTTAGACTGGGAGTAGATACCATACTTCTTAAGGGTGGACATTCGATTGATACTGAAGCGACTGACTGTCTAGTAACCTCTTCTGGTATTGACTATTTCTCTTCACCAAGAGTGGAGACTACTCATACTCATGGGACAGGTTGCATTCTCTCTTCCGCCATTGCCATCTATCTTGCCAACAAGCTTCCACTCAATGAGAGTGTAAAAAGGGCAAAGCTTTTTCTTTATAAAAAGCTACTACATGCCCAACAGTTAAAGTTTCGATACAAAACAATCAATCAAATCAAGCAAGAATCAATTTTCTAA
- a CDS encoding aminodeoxychorismate/anthranilate synthase component II, with translation MVLMIDNYDSFTYNVVQYCRELGANLKVIRNDELTIDEIRALDPKKIILSPGPATPDEAGVTLDVIKEFADTLPIFGICLGHQSIAQAFGGEVIRAKRMMHGKTSQVEVDMETLIFKGIPREFCATRYHSLAVNKENLPEHIIVTSHSKDDKEIMSLQIRDKPIYGVQFHPESIMSEYGHEMLDNFLKL, from the coding sequence ATGGTTCTTATGATAGATAACTATGATAGCTTTACCTACAATGTCGTTCAGTACTGTCGTGAACTTGGAGCAAACCTAAAAGTGATTCGTAATGATGAGCTAACCATTGATGAGATTAGGGCACTTGATCCCAAAAAAATAATTCTTTCTCCCGGACCTGCTACACCAGATGAAGCAGGCGTAACACTTGATGTTATTAAGGAGTTTGCTGATACCTTGCCAATATTTGGTATTTGCTTGGGGCATCAAAGTATTGCACAAGCATTTGGTGGAGAGGTGATTCGTGCCAAGCGCATGATGCATGGAAAGACCTCGCAAGTGGAAGTAGATATGGAAACCTTAATTTTTAAGGGGATTCCAAGAGAGTTTTGTGCAACACGTTACCACTCATTGGCAGTCAATAAAGAAAATCTTCCTGAACATATTATTGTAACATCCCACAGTAAAGATGATAAGGAGATCATGTCATTGCAGATTAGAGATAAGCCTATTTATGGTGTGCAGTTTCACCCTGAATCGATTATGAGTGAGTATGGACATGAGATGCTTGATAATTTTTTAAAACTTTAA
- the glmS gene encoding glutamine--fructose-6-phosphate transaminase (isomerizing), which produces MCGIVGYIGSKEKKEILLEGLQELEYRGYDSAGIAIIKGEKLDNFKSVGKLINLKKKTKNYYSDGFGISIGHTRWATHGKPTELNAHPHLGQYSYVVHNGIIENYQNLKKELQDHNIAFLSQTDTETIVHLFEKYNNDINNPFEAFTKTVKCLEGAYATLLITEAAPDTIFFAKNGSPMLIGFYKDEVYFASSDTPIIGKANEVYYLQDGEYGYVKEGEVRLYDLKGEKDFIKQPLSADKVSAQKDGYRFFMEKEIYEQSYIMTETMMGRVLDDKIVFDELKNNFFDDINTIKICACGTSYHSALIATYLFERLAKIRCDVEIASEFRYKEPLLTKDTLFITISQSGETADTLEALKMAKQAGLKSLSICNVNNSSIVRDSDATILTRAGIEKGVASTKAFATQTMVLWMLSLYIGQHKKTIDKKILNDEINAMRHTPKALTVTDTLHTKLHRLSKRYLHGHGFFFIGRDIFYPLALEGALKLKEISYLHAEGYPAGEMKHGPIALADAELFTIALMPKTMHYEKIKSNVEELSARDATICVISPEFFDLADDFIQTQYSSHPMVEFFEMMVVMQLLALEISVRLGNDVDMPRNLAKSVTVE; this is translated from the coding sequence ATGTGTGGAATCGTAGGATACATTGGCTCCAAAGAGAAGAAGGAAATCTTACTTGAAGGCCTGCAAGAACTTGAATACAGGGGTTATGATTCAGCAGGCATTGCTATCATCAAGGGAGAGAAGCTTGACAATTTTAAGTCAGTTGGAAAACTGATTAACCTCAAAAAAAAGACAAAGAACTATTACAGTGATGGATTTGGTATCTCTATAGGACATACCCGATGGGCAACACATGGTAAACCAACCGAGCTTAATGCCCATCCACATCTTGGACAATACTCCTATGTTGTACACAATGGGATTATTGAAAACTACCAGAATCTCAAAAAGGAGCTACAAGATCACAATATAGCCTTTCTTAGTCAAACTGATACAGAAACCATTGTGCATCTTTTTGAAAAATATAATAACGATATTAACAATCCTTTTGAAGCATTTACAAAAACAGTTAAATGCTTGGAGGGTGCCTATGCCACACTGTTGATTACCGAAGCTGCGCCAGATACAATCTTTTTTGCCAAAAATGGTTCTCCGATGCTAATTGGTTTTTACAAAGATGAGGTTTACTTCGCTTCTTCAGATACCCCCATTATTGGTAAGGCTAATGAAGTTTACTATCTCCAGGATGGTGAGTACGGCTATGTCAAAGAGGGAGAAGTACGCCTCTATGATTTAAAAGGAGAGAAAGATTTCATCAAACAGCCACTCAGTGCCGATAAGGTCTCTGCCCAAAAGGATGGTTATCGCTTCTTTATGGAAAAAGAGATTTATGAACAAAGTTATATTATGACTGAGACAATGATGGGTCGAGTACTTGATGATAAAATTGTATTCGATGAGCTTAAAAATAACTTTTTTGATGATATCAATACCATTAAAATCTGTGCCTGCGGTACCTCCTATCACTCTGCCCTAATTGCCACCTACCTTTTTGAGCGTCTAGCAAAGATACGTTGTGATGTAGAGATTGCTTCGGAATTTCGCTATAAGGAACCACTTTTAACAAAAGATACACTATTTATTACCATCTCACAAAGTGGTGAGACTGCCGATACCCTCGAAGCACTCAAAATGGCAAAACAGGCTGGGCTTAAAAGTTTAAGTATTTGTAACGTTAATAACTCCTCTATTGTTAGAGACAGCGATGCTACCATTTTGACTCGTGCAGGTATTGAAAAAGGTGTGGCTAGCACCAAAGCTTTTGCGACACAAACTATGGTACTTTGGATGCTCTCACTTTATATAGGTCAACACAAGAAGACTATTGACAAAAAAATATTGAATGATGAAATAAATGCAATGCGTCACACTCCAAAAGCACTCACAGTAACCGATACGCTCCATACTAAACTACATCGTCTAAGTAAACGTTATCTACATGGACACGGTTTCTTCTTTATAGGGCGCGATATCTTCTACCCTCTTGCACTTGAAGGCGCACTCAAACTCAAAGAGATTAGCTATTTACATGCTGAAGGTTACCCTGCTGGAGAGATGAAACATGGACCCATTGCACTTGCTGATGCAGAACTTTTTACTATTGCCTTAATGCCCAAAACAATGCACTATGAAAAGATTAAGTCTAATGTTGAAGAGCTTAGTGCAAGAGATGCAACTATCTGTGTTATTTCTCCAGAATTTTTTGATCTTGCAGATGATTTCATACAAACACAATATAGTTCTCATCCAATGGTTGAATTTTTTGAGATGATGGTTGTCATGCAACTATTGGCACTAGAAATTTCTGTAAGACTTGGAAATGACGTAGATATGCCAAGGAATTTAGCCAAAAGTGTAACAGTAGAATAA
- a CDS encoding ATP citrate synthase yields the protein MENKLFTKDTQAIFWNNNKTAIQRMLDYDYTIGREKPSVAAIVAPTSGNKFEKFFYGSDEIMIPLYKSTADATKEHPQVDVLLNFASFRTAYDVTMEAIELGSQFRVIMITAEGIPERLARKMNQAARDASVTVIGPATVGAITPGAFKIANIGGTIENIVNSKLHREGSCGLVTRSGGLFNELSNIIAINADGIAEGVAIGGDRFVGSVFIDNLLRMEENPDVKYMILLGEVGGTEEYKIIEAVKSGKIKKPIIAWCIGTIAKHFSSGVQFGHAGASANADAETAAAKNIAMAEAGIYVPASFNDLPKTIAKVYNDLREQGVVKEVEEPEIKLIPKARRPKQFICTISDDRGEEATYAGFPISSVALPSTGKGIGDVISLLWFKKQYPKWAVDFIETVIKTVADHGPAVSGAHNAKVTARAGKSVVESLVTGLLTIGPRFGGAIDGAAKYFKYADDNNLSPKEFLGYMKKEGIPIPGIGHRIKSLKNPDLRVKGLMDYAAESFPATPLLDYARTVEALTTSKKENLILNVDGTIGILMVDMWRALGYSENEIDEFIESGTLNAFFIVGRSIGFIGHVLDEKRLAMPMYRHPMDDILYDVQEAEPIE from the coding sequence ATGGAAAATAAACTTTTTACAAAAGATACACAGGCAATTTTTTGGAATAATAATAAAACAGCTATTCAGAGAATGTTGGACTATGACTATACGATAGGAAGAGAGAAACCTTCTGTAGCCGCTATTGTTGCACCAACAAGTGGAAACAAATTTGAAAAATTCTTTTATGGTTCTGATGAAATTATGATACCGTTATATAAATCAACAGCAGATGCAACAAAAGAACATCCTCAAGTAGATGTCTTGTTGAATTTTGCTTCTTTTAGAACAGCATATGATGTTACCATGGAAGCTATCGAACTTGGTAGCCAGTTCAGGGTTATTATGATTACTGCAGAAGGAATTCCCGAAAGACTGGCACGAAAAATGAATCAAGCAGCAAGAGATGCTAGTGTTACAGTAATTGGACCAGCAACAGTAGGTGCAATCACCCCTGGTGCCTTCAAAATTGCTAATATTGGTGGTACAATTGAAAATATTGTTAATTCAAAACTTCATAGAGAAGGTTCTTGTGGTCTTGTGACACGTTCCGGCGGTCTCTTTAATGAGCTTTCAAATATTATTGCAATCAATGCAGATGGTATTGCTGAAGGTGTTGCAATTGGTGGTGATAGATTTGTTGGTTCCGTATTTATAGATAATCTTCTTAGAATGGAAGAAAATCCAGATGTAAAATATATGATTTTACTTGGTGAAGTAGGTGGAACCGAAGAGTATAAAATTATTGAAGCAGTCAAATCGGGCAAGATCAAGAAGCCAATTATTGCATGGTGTATTGGTACAATCGCAAAACATTTCTCTTCAGGTGTTCAGTTTGGACACGCAGGTGCTTCTGCTAATGCTGATGCAGAGACTGCGGCAGCAAAAAATATAGCTATGGCTGAGGCTGGTATTTATGTACCAGCCTCATTTAATGATCTTCCTAAAACAATTGCCAAAGTGTATAATGACCTTAGAGAGCAAGGTGTAGTTAAGGAAGTTGAAGAGCCTGAGATTAAACTAATTCCTAAAGCAAGACGACCTAAGCAGTTTATCTGTACGATATCTGATGACAGAGGCGAAGAAGCTACATATGCAGGTTTCCCAATCTCTTCTGTGGCACTTCCAAGTACAGGAAAAGGGATTGGCGATGTTATTTCTCTTCTTTGGTTCAAAAAACAGTATCCAAAATGGGCAGTGGATTTTATTGAAACGGTTATCAAGACAGTTGCAGACCACGGACCCGCAGTTTCTGGAGCACATAATGCAAAAGTGACAGCTAGGGCAGGAAAATCAGTTGTTGAGTCTTTGGTTACAGGTCTTTTAACTATTGGACCAAGGTTTGGTGGTGCCATTGATGGTGCAGCAAAATACTTTAAGTATGCAGATGATAATAATCTTTCGCCTAAAGAATTCCTCGGCTACATGAAAAAAGAAGGTATACCTATTCCAGGCATTGGTCATAGAATTAAATCTTTGAAAAACCCTGATCTTCGTGTCAAAGGTCTCATGGACTACGCAGCAGAAAGTTTCCCTGCAACCCCACTTCTTGATTATGCAAGAACGGTAGAGGCACTAACAACATCTAAAAAAGAGAATTTAATTCTAAATGTGGATGGTACAATTGGTATTCTTATGGTAGACATGTGGAGAGCACTTGGATACTCTGAAAATGAGATTGATGAATTTATCGAATCTGGTACACTTAATGCCTTCTTTATTGTTGGTCGTTCTATTGGCTTTATTGGTCATGTACTTGATGAGAAGAGATTAGCAATGCCAATGTATCGTCATCCAATGGATGATATTCTTTATGATGTTCAAGAAGCAGAACCAATTGAATAA
- a CDS encoding HD domain-containing protein, whose protein sequence is MDRLKREIEVLLYENATDFEIAKIMKKSIKEYFETLEETFANTGGKDFLVKHTKQIDTYLKIIYQVVLRSMFSDYMPMKNSIPIALVALGSYGREQLCVYSDIDLMIVYKNISGYNTKELIEKILYILWDAGLKLGHRVHATEELYRISKTDITIKTALIESRFIEGSHFIWTETQNAINLIRHDDIEGFIKAKLEEQAVKHKKFPLTMEPNLKEGVGGFRDANLIFWIGKVQYNVDTIKDLPKIIIEEKEYRTFRIALEFLFRVRSALHLATHKKEDKLQLDLIPTIASLLGYEKSKQGHLRFAKKVTESLKIIRLYSTIWLERLTCEYMDLPSEKRFIYTKSKDFNRILKYICKEGKEPFRAHPTFLHILINAKRPERPNNMLYKTIATIFYQPHAYSILGTLSYARLLHYTIPPIKKVIDLPQFDGYHQYAVDIHSLRCIYHLEHIEEPLIRKCYEKLNKDEKAMLKVVTFLHDSGKGRKRDHHYVGASLFKIFAQKLGMDNTLIRMGEQLIQYHTLMSNIAQREDLYNEKVIFGFASHFPTQKLLDMIYILTYADMNGVGDGIYNSFNAKLIRTLYNHSLEILGKTVMLSEAAKRTKKEVSLKRHPKFRTLKRTEQKKILQMPSNLLFLRYRPERIIKICQKAFETTDFTYHISNNEYLTIEIIRADSINLSYLLGKLSTLEIVNMDISKLFNELKYFKIDFASRVDEDEIHTIEQIIINAFSLTTKSIHKIPLIKKEDIDINCEHSKTYAIMHLRSKNQRGLLAYVIDMFDEMGVDIVTAKVHTLKNRVRDMFLIEKNGNFCHNMETIIEKLTIDKVKEK, encoded by the coding sequence GTGGATAGACTAAAACGTGAAATCGAAGTATTGCTATATGAAAATGCTACTGATTTCGAGATTGCTAAGATTATGAAAAAAAGTATCAAAGAGTACTTTGAAACACTTGAGGAAACTTTTGCTAATACAGGTGGCAAAGATTTCCTCGTTAAGCATACTAAACAAATCGATACATACCTGAAGATTATCTACCAAGTTGTACTACGTTCAATGTTTTCAGACTATATGCCCATGAAGAATTCTATACCCATAGCACTTGTTGCCCTTGGAAGCTATGGCAGAGAACAGCTCTGTGTCTACTCTGATATTGATCTTATGATTGTCTACAAGAATATCTCAGGCTACAATACCAAAGAATTGATTGAGAAAATTCTTTACATTCTATGGGATGCTGGTCTCAAGTTAGGGCATCGGGTTCACGCAACCGAAGAGCTTTATCGTATATCTAAAACTGATATTACTATCAAAACTGCACTAATAGAATCCCGTTTTATCGAAGGGTCACACTTTATTTGGACAGAGACACAAAATGCTATCAATCTTATCCGACATGACGATATTGAAGGTTTCATTAAAGCCAAACTTGAGGAGCAGGCAGTTAAGCATAAAAAATTTCCACTGACAATGGAGCCCAATCTCAAGGAGGGGGTTGGAGGATTTCGAGATGCTAATCTCATTTTTTGGATTGGTAAAGTACAATATAATGTTGATACAATTAAAGATTTACCTAAAATTATTATTGAAGAAAAAGAGTATCGTACTTTTCGAATTGCGCTAGAATTTCTTTTTCGGGTACGCTCTGCACTGCATTTGGCGACACACAAAAAAGAGGATAAACTTCAACTTGACCTCATTCCTACCATTGCGAGTCTTCTTGGCTATGAGAAAAGCAAACAAGGACATCTTAGGTTTGCCAAAAAAGTAACAGAGTCGCTTAAAATCATTCGTCTATATAGTACCATTTGGCTGGAACGTCTTACGTGTGAGTATATGGATCTACCGTCTGAAAAACGTTTTATCTATACAAAAAGTAAAGATTTTAACAGAATACTTAAATATATCTGCAAGGAAGGAAAAGAGCCTTTTAGGGCTCATCCAACCTTTTTGCATATACTCATCAATGCTAAACGTCCTGAACGTCCTAACAATATGCTTTACAAAACTATTGCTACTATTTTTTATCAGCCACATGCCTATTCCATCCTAGGCACTCTCTCTTATGCACGCCTATTGCACTATACTATTCCTCCTATTAAAAAGGTAATTGACTTGCCACAATTTGATGGCTATCATCAATATGCAGTCGATATCCACTCTTTGCGCTGTATCTATCATTTAGAGCATATAGAAGAACCTTTAATTAGAAAATGTTATGAGAAACTAAATAAAGATGAAAAAGCGATGCTTAAGGTGGTTACATTTTTGCATGATTCAGGAAAAGGTCGAAAACGAGATCATCACTATGTAGGTGCATCTTTATTTAAAATATTTGCACAAAAACTTGGTATGGACAATACACTAATTAGAATGGGGGAACAGCTCATTCAGTATCATACCTTAATGAGCAATATAGCTCAACGTGAGGATCTCTACAATGAAAAAGTTATTTTTGGTTTTGCATCCCACTTTCCAACACAAAAACTACTCGATATGATCTATATTCTCACCTATGCCGATATGAATGGCGTTGGTGATGGCATTTACAACTCTTTTAATGCAAAACTGATTCGAACACTCTATAATCACTCATTGGAAATACTAGGGAAGACCGTCATGCTCAGCGAGGCAGCCAAACGTACCAAAAAAGAAGTATCACTCAAGCGACATCCGAAGTTCCGTACACTCAAACGTACTGAACAAAAAAAGATATTACAAATGCCATCTAATCTCCTCTTTTTACGATATCGTCCTGAACGAATCATTAAGATATGCCAAAAAGCTTTTGAAACCACAGATTTTACCTATCATATTAGCAATAATGAGTACCTTACCATTGAGATCATTCGAGCAGATTCAATTAACCTTAGTTATCTGCTTGGAAAACTTAGTACCCTTGAGATAGTCAATATGGATATTAGTAAACTCTTCAATGAATTAAAGTATTTTAAAATTGATTTTGCCTCAAGAGTAGATGAAGATGAAATACATACTATTGAACAGATTATTATCAATGCTTTCAGCTTAACAACAAAAAGTATTCACAAGATCCCTTTAATTAAAAAAGAAGATATTGATATCAACTGTGAACATTCAAAAACCTATGCAATCATGCATCTTCGTAGCAAAAATCAACGAGGTCTTCTTGCTTATGTTATAGATATGTTTGATGAAATGGGTGTTGATATTGTGACTGCGAAAGTACATACACTCAAAAATCGGGTACGCGATATGTTCCTTATTGAAAAGAATGGAAACTTTTGCCATAATATGGAAACAATTATTGAAAAATTAACAATAGATAAAGTCAAGGAAAAATAG
- a CDS encoding transposase, protein MAKYKRLFLAGHSYYITMVTHKRNPLLVDNIGLLRESFRESKRYFAYSIDAIVIMPDHIHMIITPEYVMDYPKIIKAIKYNFSRHFNVEEEQSYSRYKRKLKPIWQKRYYEHTIRDEKDYLRCLEYMENNPLKHGYVDNGEVWEYMSL, encoded by the coding sequence ATGGCAAAATATAAACGACTCTTTTTGGCTGGACATAGCTACTACATTACTATGGTGACACATAAACGTAATCCATTGTTGGTAGACAATATTGGACTATTGCGTGAGAGCTTTCGTGAAAGTAAAAGGTATTTCGCTTATAGCATAGATGCTATTGTCATTATGCCTGACCATATACATATGATAATCACACCTGAATATGTGATGGATTATCCTAAAATCATCAAAGCTATTAAATATAATTTTTCAAGACACTTTAATGTGGAAGAAGAACAATCATATAGTAGATATAAACGGAAACTCAAACCGATATGGCAGAAACGGTATTATGAACATACGATACGAGATGAAAAAGATTATCTACGTTGTTTGGAATATATGGAGAATAATCCATTGAAACATGGGTATGTGGATAATGGTGAGGTATGGGAATATATGTCTCTGTAG
- the mqnE gene encoding aminofutalosine synthase MqnE, which yields MQLIEKVRNHQRLTQEEGEALYELDLYVLGDLADKIRREKYGNKSFFNINRHINPTNICADICKFCAYSASRKNPNQYTMTHDEILNIVENSIKNGAKEMHIVSAHNPNDGVEWYMDTFRKIKEKFPDIHIKAMTAAEIDFLHREYGLSYDTVLDMMIENGVDSMPGGGAEIFDEQVREYLCKGKVSSDEWLEIHHKWHKRGKESNATMLFGHVEKRAHRIDHMLRLRNLQDETNGFNAFIPLVYQKDNNFLKVKEFPSGQEILKTYAISRILLDNIPHIKAYWATSTINLALVAQEFGADDLDGTIERESIQSAAGAESASGMNLSDFIAMIKNSGFVPIERDSLYNELKVY from the coding sequence ATGCAACTTATAGAAAAAGTACGAAATCACCAGCGTCTTACCCAAGAAGAGGGCGAAGCACTTTATGAGCTTGATCTCTATGTACTTGGCGATCTAGCAGACAAAATTCGTCGAGAAAAGTATGGAAATAAGAGTTTTTTCAATATTAATCGCCATATTAATCCCACCAATATTTGCGCAGACATCTGTAAATTCTGTGCTTATTCTGCTAGTCGGAAGAACCCTAACCAGTATACGATGACCCATGATGAAATTCTCAATATCGTTGAGAACTCTATTAAAAATGGTGCCAAAGAGATGCATATTGTTTCGGCACACAATCCTAATGACGGAGTAGAGTGGTATATGGATACTTTCCGAAAGATTAAAGAGAAGTTTCCTGATATTCACATTAAGGCAATGACTGCAGCAGAAATTGATTTTTTACACCGTGAGTATGGTTTAAGCTATGACACAGTACTCGATATGATGATAGAAAATGGTGTAGACTCTATGCCTGGAGGTGGTGCTGAGATTTTTGATGAACAGGTGCGTGAGTATCTTTGTAAAGGAAAAGTGAGTTCTGATGAATGGTTAGAAATCCATCACAAGTGGCATAAGCGCGGCAAGGAGTCTAATGCTACAATGCTCTTTGGTCATGTAGAGAAAAGGGCACACCGTATTGACCATATGTTACGTCTACGTAACCTACAAGACGAAACAAATGGTTTTAATGCTTTTATCCCTTTGGTTTATCAAAAAGATAATAATTTTCTTAAAGTTAAAGAGTTCCCTTCAGGGCAAGAGATACTTAAAACCTATGCAATCAGCCGTATTTTACTTGATAATATTCCCCATATTAAAGCTTATTGGGCAACATCAACGATTAACCTTGCACTTGTTGCACAGGAGTTTGGTGCAGATGATTTGGATGGTACTATAGAAAGAGAGTCCATTCAGTCTGCTGCAGGAGCAGAAAGTGCTTCAGGTATGAATTTGAGTGACTTCATAGCAATGATCAAAAATTCTGGTTTTGTACCAATAGAGAGAGACAGTCTCTATAATGAACTTAAAGTATATTGA